A region from the Chlorocebus sabaeus isolate Y175 chromosome 27, mChlSab1.0.hap1, whole genome shotgun sequence genome encodes:
- the PIGG gene encoding GPI ethanolamine phosphate transferase 2 isoform X10, whose amino-acid sequence MVLASALLCVIVSVLTNMLVGGNTSRKNPVPPSSRWSELDLLILLGTAGHVLSLGASSFVEEEHQTWYFLVNTLCLALSQETYRNYFLGDDSEPPCGLRVEQGLDGATAAWQDGPACDALERDKGHRSPSASQVLRGHEKWMVLASPWLILACCRLLRSLNQTGVQWAHRPDLGHWLTSSDHKAELSVLAAISLLVVFVLVQRGCSSVSKAALALGLLGVYCYRAAIGSVRFPWRPDSKDISKGIIEARFVYVFVLGILFTGTKDLLKSQVIAADFQLKTVGLWEIHSGLVLLAALLFRPHNLPVLAFSLLIQTLMTKFIWKPLRHDAAEITVMHYWFGQAFFYFQGNSNNIATVDISAGFVGLDTYVEIPAVLLTAFGTYAGPVLWASHLVHFLSSETRSSSALSHACFCYALICSIPVSTYIVLVTSLRYHLFIWSVFSPKLLYEGMHLLITAAVCVFFTAMDQTRLTQS is encoded by the exons ATGGTGCTGGCCTCGGCGCTGCTGTGTGTGATCGTGTCTGTTCTAACCAACATGCTCGTGGGTGGAAACACCTCCAGGAAG AACCCTGTGCCTCCCAGCTCAAGGTGGTCAGAGCTAGACCTTCTTATTCTGCTAGGGACGGCGGGCCACGTCTTGAGCCTGGGTGCCAGCAGCTTCGTGGAGGAGGAACACCAGACCTGGTACTTCCTTGTGAACACCTTGTGTCTAGCTCTGAGCCAAGAAACCTACAGAAACTACTTTCTGGGAGACGACAGTGAGCCTCCATGTGGCCTCCGTGTGGAACAAGGGCTTGACGGGGCCACAGCAGCGTGGCAGGACGGGCCTGCCTGTGATGCGCTGGAGCGAGACAAAGGCCACAGaagcccctctgcctcccaagtgctcAGAGGCCACGAGAAGTGGATGGTGCTGGCCAGTCCATGGCTGATACTGGCCTGCTGCCGGCTGCTGCGCTCGCTAAACCAGACAGGTGTGCAGTGGGCTCACCGGCCTGACCTCGGCCACTGGCTCACCAG CTCTGATCACAAAGCCGAGCTCTCTGTCCTGGCTGCCATCTCCCTCCTCGTAGTTTTTGTGCTGGTGCAGAGGGGGTGCTCCTCTGTGTCCAAGGCTGCCCTGGCGCTGGGGCTGCTGGGCGTCTACTGCTACCGGGCAGCCATCGGGAGTGTCCGGTTCCCGTGGCGGCCGGACAGCAAGGACATTTCCAA gGGTATTATTGAAGCTCGTTTTGTTTATGTCTTTGTCCTTGGCATTCTGTTCACGGGCACCAAAGACTTACTTAAATCTCAAGTCATTGCTGCAGACTTCCAACTCAAGACTGTAGGTTTATGGGAGATACATAGTGGATTAGTTCTTCTGGCAGCCTTGCTCTTTAGACCACATAATCTTCCGGTCTTAGCATTTAGTCTCTTGATTCAGACTCTCATGACTAAGTTCATCTGGAAGCCCCTGAGGCACGATGCAGCTGAGATTACTGTGATGCATTATTGGTTTGGGCAAGCCTTCTTCTATTTTCAG GGCAACTCCAACAACATTGCCACCGTGGACATCTCTGCAGGCTTCGTGGGTTTAGACACTTACGTGGAAATCCCAGCCGTGCTCCTGACAGCGTTTGGGACGTATGCAGGGCCTGTGCTCTGGGCCAGCCACTTGGTGCACTTCCTGAGCTCAGAAACACGCAG CAGTTCAGCACTGAGTCATGCTTGCTTCTGCTACGCGCTGATTTGTTCTATTCCAGTTTCCACATATATCGTTTTGGTGACATCTCTGcgttatcatttatttatatggaGTGTATTTTCTCCAAAACTTCTCTACGAGGGAATGCATCTGCTCATTACAGCTGCTGTCTGTGTATTCTTCACGGcaatggatcaaaccagactcacaCAGTCTTAG